A stretch of the Actinomycetes bacterium genome encodes the following:
- a CDS encoding anti-sigma factor: MNDQGPDRFARHDAVYLLGALAPEERQEYVDHLRTCATCSEAVADLAGLPGLLARVPPDLLPELGSEVVDEPPPTLLPTLLVEVQRTSRRRHRWALAGGVAAAAAVVAVLALGTLGAMRTPSPSSTSTPPTVTAPALTLAPVAATPIRASAQLQPVAWGTRIVLRCTYAAGDRYGAAAGSYALVVRDRTGRVEQVATWNAVPGQESVVSAATALQPADISGLEVRTASGDPVLRATT, translated from the coding sequence GTGAACGACCAAGGGCCCGACCGGTTCGCTCGCCACGATGCGGTGTACCTGCTCGGCGCGCTGGCGCCCGAGGAGCGCCAGGAGTACGTCGATCACCTGCGCACCTGTGCCACCTGCAGTGAGGCAGTGGCGGACTTGGCCGGGCTGCCGGGACTGCTGGCCCGGGTACCGCCGGACCTGCTGCCCGAGCTGGGTTCAGAGGTCGTGGACGAGCCGCCGCCGACGCTCCTGCCGACGCTGCTGGTCGAGGTCCAGCGGACGTCGCGACGGCGACACCGGTGGGCGTTGGCCGGTGGGGTCGCCGCCGCGGCCGCGGTCGTCGCCGTCCTCGCCCTCGGCACGCTGGGTGCGATGCGAACGCCATCCCCGTCCTCCACGTCGACCCCGCCGACTGTGACCGCGCCGGCACTGACGCTGGCGCCGGTGGCCGCCACGCCGATCCGCGCGAGCGCGCAGCTACAGCCGGTGGCCTGGGGTACCCGCATCGTGCTGCGCTGCACCTACGCCGCCGGCGACCGGTACGGGGCGGCCGCGGGCAGCTATGCGCTCGTCGTGAGGGACCGCACCGGACGGGTCGAGCAGGTGGCCACCTGGAACGCCGTCCCCGGGCAGGAATCCGTCGTGTCAGCCGCGACCGCGCTCCAGCCGGCCGACATCTCCGGCCTGGAAGTGCGCACCGCCTCTGGCGACCCGGTACTGCGGGCCACGACCTGA